The DNA sequence GTCCTCGGCGGCGACAGCCACGCTGCCGTCCGGGTCGACGCGCGTGAGCGTGGTGTAGCGCAGCGGCGCGCCGCCCATGAGGTCGAAGCCGAAGTTGCCCACCCAGGCGCGGCCGCGGTCGTCGACGACCATGTCGTTGAGCACCCCGGACACCACGCCGGACAGGTCGGCGTGCTCCGTGAGCTTCCCCGGCTCGTCGCGCACGAGCAGCCGGTGGTCGCGCATGGACACCACGAGCAGGCGGCCGTCGGGCAGGAACCCGAGGCCCGAGGGCTGACCGGGGACCTCGGCGACGTCCTCGGCGCCACCGCGGTCGTCGATCGCCACGACCTTCTCGGTGTAGAAATCCGACACCCACAGCCGGCCGGCGTGCCACCTGGGGCACTCGAGGTAGGAGAAGCCCTCGGCGACGACGGTCGGCTGCTTGGACGCGGTGTGCCCCATCGCGGCTCTCCTCGGTCTCCGTCGACTAACTGAGCGCACAGTTACCATGACTCCGGCGCCGAGAGGTGTCAAGTGCGGAGGGGAGAGCGGGGATGTCAGGGAAAGAACGCCGCCGCGGCGGCGGCCGGCACCCGGCGGCGGCCGGGCTCACGACCAAGCTCGGGCCCGAAGCCGTCCCGGACGGGTTCTGGGGGGCGGACACCGCCCCGGTGGCCCGCGCGTTGCTGTCCTCGGCCGTGCAGTGCTTCGCCCGCACGGGTTTCCACGCCACCACGACCCGCGACATCACCGCCGTCATCGGCTTGAGTCCCGGTTCGCTCTACGTGCACTTCGCTTCCAAAGAGGCCGTGCTGTTCCACATCGCCCGGACCGGGCACGAGCGCGCGCTCGCGGCCCTGACCGCCCAGCCCGGTACCGGCGATCCCCGGGCGCACATCCGGCGGCTGGTGGCCGCGCACGTGTCGTGGCACGCCCGCCACCACACCGTGGCAAGGGTGTGCCAGTACGAACTGGCGGCGCTCGAGCCCGGGCACCTGGCGGAGGTCCTCGACCTCCGGCAGCGGTTCTCCGCGGTCGTGCGGACCACCGTGGAACGCGGCGCCCGCGAAGGCGTCTTCGACGTGCCCGACATCGACCGGGCGGTGCGCGCGATCCTGTCGCTCGGCATCGACCTGGTGCGCTGGTACCGCCTCGACGGCGCGGACTCGCCCGAGGCGCTCGGCGAGTCCTACGCCGAGCTGGCCGCCAGGATGCTGGGCACCCCGTCCTGACCTGCGGCGACGCACTACTCTTCGGGGGTATACACGCAAGGTATACGCCTCGGGTATAGTGATCGTCAGCCCCGGGGGTTCCGGGGTTCGAGGAGGGACGAGAGCATGTCGGTTCCCCACACCCTGCTCGCGTTGCTCGAACCCGGGCCGCGGCACGGCTACGACCTGAAACGGGCGTACGACGAGCAGTTCGGGCAGGATCGCCCGCTCGCCTACGGCCAGGTCTATTCGACGCTGTCCCGGCTGCTGCGCAACGGCATGGTCGAGGTGGCCGGCGTCGAGAGCGGCGAGGGGCCGGAGCGGAAGCGCTACACGATCACCGACGCGGGGGTCACCGACGTCGAGACGTGGCTGCGCACGCCGGAAAACCCGCAGCCGTACCTGCAGAACACCCTCTACACGAAGGTGGTGCTCGCGCTGCTGTCCGGGCGCAGCGCCACCGACGTGCTCGACGTCCAGCGCGCCGAGCACCTGCAGGCGATGCGCGCGCTCACCAAGCGCAAGAACGGGGGCGACCTCGCCGATCAGCTGATCTGCGACCACGCCCTCTTCCACCTCGAGGCGGACCTGCGGTGGCTGGAGCTCACCGCCGCGCGCCTCGGCGAACTCGAGAAGGCGGTGCGCGCATGACCGGGCCGGGAACACCGTTGCTCGTCGGCAACGGGCTGCACAAGTCGTTCGGCCCGACGCGGGCACTCGACGGGGCGGCGCTGTCCGTCTCGGCGGGGGAAGTGCTCGCGATCATGGGCGCGTCCGGTTCGGGCAAGTCGACGCTGCTGCACTGCCTCGCCGGCATCGTCCGGCCGGACGCGGGGACCATCGGCTACGCCGGCGCCGACCT is a window from the Amycolatopsis sp. cg9 genome containing:
- a CDS encoding PadR family transcriptional regulator; protein product: MSVPHTLLALLEPGPRHGYDLKRAYDEQFGQDRPLAYGQVYSTLSRLLRNGMVEVAGVESGEGPERKRYTITDAGVTDVETWLRTPENPQPYLQNTLYTKVVLALLSGRSATDVLDVQRAEHLQAMRALTKRKNGGDLADQLICDHALFHLEADLRWLELTAARLGELEKAVRA
- a CDS encoding TetR/AcrR family transcriptional regulator produces the protein MSGKERRRGGGRHPAAAGLTTKLGPEAVPDGFWGADTAPVARALLSSAVQCFARTGFHATTTRDITAVIGLSPGSLYVHFASKEAVLFHIARTGHERALAALTAQPGTGDPRAHIRRLVAAHVSWHARHHTVARVCQYELAALEPGHLAEVLDLRQRFSAVVRTTVERGAREGVFDVPDIDRAVRAILSLGIDLVRWYRLDGADSPEALGESYAELAARMLGTPS